The Zingiber officinale cultivar Zhangliang chromosome 9A, Zo_v1.1, whole genome shotgun sequence genome window below encodes:
- the LOC122020834 gene encoding high-affinity nitrate transporter-activating protein 2.1-like, producing MPASLLHQIATFLLLLCFLRTSSAVLFSSLHQDLIVTASPRPGQVLYAGVDQIRVSWALNGSLPAGAGAAYAKVKISLCYAPVSQVDRRWRKTRDDLKKDKTCQFKITTTPYASVGGSYDYAVERSIPTATYFVRAYALDSSDVEVAYGQTTDAKKTTNLFHIIGISGRHASLDIAAACFSAFSVLALTFFLVAEKRKAKQ from the exons ATGCCTGCTTCCCTCCTGCATCAAATTGCAacttttcttctcctcctctgttTTCTGAGGACTTCTTCTGCAGTGCTGTTCTCCTCCCTGCACCAGGATCTCATAGTCACTGCATCACCAAGACCAGGCCAAG TGTTGTATGCCGGCGTGGACCAGATCAGAGTGAGCTGGGCTCTTAACGGGAGCCTCCCCGCCGGCGCCGGCGCGGCCTACGCAAAGGTGAAGATAAGCCTGTGCTACGCGCCGGTGAGCCAGGTCGACCGCAGGTGGCGCAAGACCCGAGACGACCTCAAGAAGGACAAGACGTGTCAGTTCAAGATCACCACCACGCCCTACGCCTCCGTCGGCGGCTCCTACGACTACGCCGTGGAGCGGAGCATCCCCACGGCGACCTACTTCGTGAGGGCCTACGCGCTCGACTCCTCCGACGTCGAGGTCGCCTACGGGCAGACCACCGACGCCAAGAAAACCACCAACCTGTTCCACATCATCGGGATCTCCGGCCGGCACGCGTCGCTGGATATAGCTGCTGCATGCTTCTCGGCCTTCTCCGTTCTCGCGCTTACTTTCTTCCTAGTGGCTGAGAAGAGGAAGGCCAAGCAATGA